A DNA window from Candidatus Zixiibacteriota bacterium contains the following coding sequences:
- a CDS encoding DNA mismatch repair protein MutL — KVKSVAASFACKGAIKAGDKLSLEEMNSLFDQLFATKEPYSCPHGRPTLIRIPIEELNKRFERS, encoded by the coding sequence AAGGTTAAGTCTGTGGCGGCATCTTTTGCCTGCAAGGGGGCAATAAAGGCAGGTGACAAGCTTTCCTTAGAGGAGATGAATTCCTTGTTCGACCAGCTCTTTGCTACAAAAGAACCTTACTCCTGTCCGCACGGGAGGCCCACTCTAATTAGAATTCCGATTGAGGAGCTGAATAAGAGGTTTGAAAGAAGTTGA